One part of the Actinotignum schaalii genome encodes these proteins:
- a CDS encoding type I-E CRISPR-associated protein Cse1/CasA, whose protein sequence is MEKINALTDIPLLVTPRGRLTVRDALLDAHILKGPSGKKMGREPVVLDKTVPGYVYGAELRLLAAVVAVVLRQSNHTHRDPFRIEWERILSEGLEPEAIDKAIDILAPGSLLFDDQQPFMQRPAEPMRNAKDNERKLGKGELRLKKLLPSMISDQGEEFWSLLTQRDTLSLEDAALYLLAYHCYSPAGNNSYAGQKAEMGSPGFHFVGVGMTATELIWEGSSLLHTLLAMIPRSWVEGDGLPAWADRTGSRGGTDHPLWRATWSSNSAACYWEDNELAGVRIGGVPPAWVPPEAGSTKESRKAYWVERDQSDPFYLYLPNKSGELKAQRMDVGRDATDLAVEWAARGRLAQVAEAHDRIVSSSDCRLIFIRHYIEGTASSPVIRSSRVDVADPQLWAFGLSDRAQGQVRRHAEFIQALHYCVIQPFRRARGAASVAPNGLPTVLDSLENYRDSASDIFWRAITRSYEDFLSQVASAERRPEEIRAARGGAAQVALGAFEEAIAPYRGQDPALFAAVYSNVARHIRAVTKQFDVPTAYEEK, encoded by the coding sequence TTACTGGTTACGCCACGCGGGCGCTTGACGGTTCGTGATGCGCTTCTCGATGCTCATATTCTAAAAGGGCCCTCCGGCAAAAAAATGGGCCGCGAACCGGTGGTCCTGGATAAGACCGTCCCGGGCTATGTGTATGGTGCAGAGTTGCGACTGCTAGCGGCGGTCGTTGCCGTGGTTTTAAGGCAGTCCAATCACACCCACCGGGATCCATTCCGGATCGAATGGGAACGCATTCTCTCGGAGGGACTTGAACCCGAGGCGATTGACAAAGCCATCGACATACTCGCACCGGGGTCCTTGTTATTCGATGACCAGCAGCCATTTATGCAACGGCCGGCGGAGCCGATGCGTAATGCGAAAGATAATGAGCGCAAGCTCGGGAAAGGGGAGCTGCGGCTCAAGAAGCTGCTCCCTTCCATGATCTCCGATCAAGGTGAAGAATTCTGGAGTCTGCTAACGCAGCGCGACACCCTTTCCCTGGAAGATGCAGCGCTTTACCTTCTCGCTTATCACTGCTATTCGCCGGCTGGAAATAATTCTTACGCTGGTCAAAAAGCTGAAATGGGAAGTCCTGGTTTTCATTTTGTCGGCGTAGGAATGACGGCTACCGAACTGATTTGGGAAGGCTCATCGCTTCTTCATACGCTTTTAGCGATGATCCCACGCTCATGGGTAGAAGGCGACGGTTTACCAGCATGGGCAGATCGAACCGGATCTCGGGGCGGAACTGATCATCCGCTATGGCGGGCTACCTGGTCATCCAATAGTGCTGCCTGTTACTGGGAGGATAACGAGCTCGCCGGTGTGCGCATAGGTGGCGTTCCACCGGCCTGGGTTCCTCCAGAAGCAGGATCAACGAAAGAAAGTCGAAAAGCCTATTGGGTTGAGCGCGATCAGAGCGATCCCTTCTACCTGTATTTGCCTAATAAGTCCGGCGAGTTAAAAGCTCAGCGGATGGACGTTGGGAGGGACGCGACGGATCTAGCAGTGGAGTGGGCTGCCCGCGGCAGGCTGGCACAAGTGGCCGAAGCGCATGATCGCATTGTTTCTTCCTCTGACTGTCGGTTGATATTTATCCGCCATTACATCGAAGGAACCGCCTCTTCTCCAGTTATCCGTTCCTCGCGGGTTGATGTGGCAGATCCGCAGCTATGGGCTTTCGGGCTATCTGATCGAGCACAGGGCCAAGTTCGGCGCCATGCAGAGTTCATCCAGGCTCTGCACTATTGTGTGATCCAACCTTTCCGACGCGCCCGCGGGGCAGCCTCCGTCGCGCCTAACGGCTTGCCCACCGTTCTTGACTCGCTTGAAAACTATCGGGATTCGGCATCGGATATTTTCTGGCGCGCGATCACCCGCTCTTATGAAGATTTCCTTTCTCAAGTGGCGTCCGCTGAGCGGCGTCCTGAAGAAATCCGTGCTGCTCGCGGCGGGGCTGCTCAGGTTGCGCTCGGAGCTTTCGAAGAAGCGATTGCACCCTACCGGGGTCAAGATCCGGCGCTCTTCGCGGCAGTTTATTCGAATGTTGCTCGCCATATTCGGGCTGTCACAAAACAATTTGATGTTCCCACAGCTTATGAGGAGAAATAA
- the casB gene encoding type I-E CRISPR-associated protein Cse2/CasB, producing MTQIDTPQREPWKALLLQVLQWAKERDKNPRARAACAVIRQGATPFTQVRAYPYVLPAAPENARPEQRNALLRVAALAAEYDRVPHSSEGKRRNSLGRWAYRVATAEGKNGRAQSVSPDNPGMIAARLAYLHTQDMEEAARSIKRIFEVASTIPGPVPPVNYFDIADTLMRWGNGVSPESQYVRMRVIEEFYSAPQPKVPDQSESVSAEASEN from the coding sequence ATGACGCAGATAGATACCCCGCAACGGGAGCCTTGGAAGGCGTTACTGCTTCAAGTTTTACAATGGGCTAAAGAACGGGATAAGAACCCTAGAGCTCGTGCTGCGTGCGCTGTAATTCGGCAGGGCGCAACACCGTTCACTCAAGTGCGTGCTTATCCGTATGTGCTACCCGCGGCACCCGAAAATGCGCGCCCCGAGCAACGTAATGCCTTGCTGCGGGTAGCAGCCCTGGCCGCGGAATATGACCGGGTGCCTCATTCCAGTGAGGGTAAGCGTCGCAACAGTTTGGGGCGGTGGGCATATCGCGTGGCAACCGCTGAGGGTAAAAACGGGCGTGCACAATCAGTTTCACCAGATAATCCAGGAATGATTGCCGCGCGGCTAGCGTACCTACATACCCAAGATATGGAAGAAGCAGCCCGATCCATCAAACGAATTTTTGAGGTGGCCTCAACGATTCCTGGCCCAGTTCCTCCCGTCAATTATTTCGATATTGCCGACACCCTGATGCGATGGGGTAATGGAGTTTCACCAGAATCCCAATACGTGCGCATGCGAGTAATTGAGGAATTCTATTCCGCACCCCAACCTAAGGTTCCGGATCAATCTGAGTCCGTTTCCGCCGAAGCTTCTGAAAACTAA
- a CDS encoding type I-E CRISPR-associated protein Cas7/Cse4/CasC, giving the protein MYRHLTLHFLTPISYSNLNRDDSGTPKRLMEGGVLRAMHSSQAIKRGARVAYEKASLDVSVRSGKLEEVIRDAALELSPDLDPKKTLTKARALVGQFTKKQAKADADDGAGAAEADRSIWLSGEEIQVAAQVVAGEVDPDTEFVLNGCTGSLAIAAFGRMFAAKPEKGTEAALSVSPAVTTHAATIGTDYFSTVDDIREQNKFAGEESRSGATYLGISQFTSGIFYRTVTIDREQLQVSWTAFGKPEAEENLREMITALIYGQPRGKEHSTAPYTQPVVVLAEEQRYRCAYSFETPVKTSSQGGYLEPSVRALGDQFHAARRFDPDNFGSALALTGTFPQLEEMFGVEPTSKDGLVDTVVAWILGGQNE; this is encoded by the coding sequence ATGTACCGTCATCTAACCCTGCATTTCCTTACTCCGATCAGCTACTCGAATCTCAATCGCGACGATTCGGGAACCCCCAAGCGCCTCATGGAGGGCGGTGTTCTCCGCGCCATGCATTCCTCGCAGGCCATTAAACGCGGTGCACGCGTTGCTTACGAAAAGGCCAGCCTTGACGTTTCAGTGCGCTCTGGCAAACTCGAGGAAGTTATTCGCGACGCCGCACTCGAGCTTTCCCCCGATCTAGACCCGAAGAAAACCTTGACAAAGGCTCGTGCTCTCGTCGGTCAATTCACGAAGAAGCAGGCGAAAGCTGATGCCGATGATGGTGCGGGAGCTGCTGAAGCGGATCGTTCGATCTGGTTGAGTGGGGAAGAGATCCAGGTTGCGGCGCAGGTTGTGGCTGGCGAAGTCGATCCTGATACGGAGTTCGTGCTTAACGGATGCACCGGTTCCCTGGCCATCGCCGCTTTTGGGCGTATGTTTGCGGCGAAACCTGAGAAGGGTACAGAAGCGGCGCTGAGCGTATCTCCTGCCGTGACCACCCACGCTGCCACCATTGGCACTGACTATTTCTCGACCGTTGACGATATTCGGGAGCAGAATAAGTTCGCCGGGGAAGAATCCCGCAGTGGGGCAACCTACCTAGGGATCAGCCAATTTACCAGCGGTATTTTCTACCGCACGGTGACTATTGATCGCGAGCAGCTTCAAGTTAGCTGGACCGCTTTTGGCAAGCCGGAGGCGGAGGAAAACCTACGTGAGATGATTACCGCTCTTATTTACGGCCAACCGCGCGGTAAGGAGCATTCCACGGCGCCCTACACGCAGCCCGTCGTCGTCCTTGCTGAAGAGCAACGCTACCGCTGCGCCTACAGCTTTGAAACGCCGGTGAAGACCAGTTCCCAAGGTGGATACCTGGAGCCGTCCGTGCGGGCTCTCGGGGATCAATTCCATGCTGCTCGCCGTTTCGATCCTGATAACTTCGGGAGCGCACTGGCCCTTACGGGAACGTTCCCCCAGCTGGAAGAGATGTTTGGGGTGGAGCCCACCTCAAAGGACGGCCTGGTTGACACGGTCGTGGCGTGGATCTTGGGTGGCCAGAATGAGTAA
- the cas5e gene encoding type I-E CRISPR-associated protein Cas5/CasD, giving the protein MSNPTFLRLAGPVQSWAGPRVTGNVANSEPRPTRSGLLGLLAGALGAPREEWPEWLEGADFTVRVDRPGCFINEFQTINPRATKSGLRNDELEFRTRQLWIRKQSDSDKNLAFTPDQQNSNAVIRRTYLAGAEFLLRVTCPGHQEEVDAALRSPAFVTYLGKKAFAPSFPFYLGRGEDDMLNRIPVCDPSFEKPKKQVWTYSRAPHMPDSGPGALPGTASMVDVVTERKEWLNRVAELLER; this is encoded by the coding sequence ATGAGTAATCCAACATTCCTGCGTCTAGCGGGTCCCGTGCAATCCTGGGCGGGGCCGCGAGTGACGGGGAACGTGGCGAACTCGGAGCCTCGGCCTACCCGATCCGGTCTCCTTGGTCTCCTCGCGGGCGCTTTAGGTGCTCCGCGCGAAGAATGGCCAGAGTGGCTGGAGGGAGCTGATTTTACAGTAAGGGTTGATCGCCCTGGCTGTTTCATCAATGAATTCCAGACCATTAATCCCCGTGCTACTAAAAGCGGCCTGCGCAATGACGAGCTTGAGTTTCGAACACGCCAGTTGTGGATCCGGAAACAAAGTGATTCCGACAAAAACCTAGCTTTCACCCCGGACCAGCAAAACTCGAACGCGGTCATCCGCCGCACCTACCTGGCCGGGGCTGAGTTCCTCCTGCGAGTCACCTGCCCGGGGCATCAGGAGGAGGTGGATGCCGCGCTGCGCAGTCCTGCTTTCGTTACCTACTTGGGGAAGAAAGCCTTTGCGCCGTCGTTCCCGTTCTATCTGGGGCGCGGCGAGGATGACATGCTCAACCGGATCCCGGTGTGTGACCCGTCTTTCGAGAAACCGAAAAAACAGGTGTGGACCTATTCGCGGGCCCCGCATATGCCCGATAGCGGGCCGGGGGCGTTGCCCGGTACCGCGAGTATGGTGGACGTGGTGACAGAACGGAAGGAGTGGCTCAATCGGGTAGCTGAGCTGCTGGAACGCTAG
- a CDS encoding iron-siderophore ABC transporter substrate-binding protein codes for MKKSLTAWAGTVLVACLAFAGCGSQKSNDSADSSASPASSSSAAASSAADGNTTNEAVFPATIDTKFGPVTVKEAPQRVVALGWGDAEVALSLGVQPVGAADWLAFGGNGVGPWVSESYEKAPEILGTMELSYEKIAALKPDLILDVKTSGDKERHDKLSQIATTVSLPEGADNWLTSTKDQVTMIGAALGKPKAAAAQLDAVEKKFAEVTAAHPDWKGKSVTVATKTSEGWGAYLKGDTRLEFMTKLGFVQNPKVQELATADSGFAVQLSAEQLDAIDADLIAAFPIFIDTAQITDDATWQKVPAVAAGHAFVVDGDLSNAFSLGTPAAQLWALDKLTPLIEKAVK; via the coding sequence ATGAAGAAGTCCCTGACCGCGTGGGCAGGCACCGTGCTGGTGGCTTGCCTGGCTTTTGCCGGATGCGGTTCTCAGAAGAGTAATGATTCTGCCGATTCTTCGGCGTCCCCTGCCTCGTCCTCCTCCGCGGCGGCAAGTTCCGCGGCGGATGGGAACACCACGAACGAGGCCGTGTTCCCCGCAACGATTGATACAAAATTCGGGCCCGTCACCGTCAAGGAAGCCCCGCAGCGCGTGGTTGCTCTGGGCTGGGGCGATGCCGAAGTGGCGCTTTCGCTGGGCGTGCAGCCGGTGGGCGCGGCTGACTGGCTGGCTTTCGGCGGTAACGGCGTGGGCCCGTGGGTGAGCGAATCGTACGAGAAAGCCCCGGAAATCCTGGGCACCATGGAGCTTTCTTACGAGAAGATCGCGGCACTCAAGCCGGATCTCATTCTCGATGTGAAGACCTCGGGCGATAAGGAACGCCACGATAAGCTTTCCCAAATCGCAACGACGGTCTCGCTGCCGGAGGGCGCGGATAATTGGCTGACGTCCACGAAGGACCAGGTCACCATGATCGGCGCGGCGCTGGGCAAGCCGAAGGCCGCCGCGGCGCAGCTGGACGCGGTGGAGAAGAAGTTCGCCGAGGTCACGGCCGCGCACCCGGATTGGAAGGGTAAGTCGGTGACCGTGGCAACCAAGACTTCCGAGGGTTGGGGAGCCTACCTGAAGGGCGATACTCGCCTGGAGTTCATGACGAAGCTGGGCTTCGTGCAGAATCCGAAGGTGCAGGAGCTGGCCACCGCCGATAGTGGTTTCGCCGTGCAGCTGTCCGCCGAGCAGCTCGATGCTATCGATGCGGATCTGATTGCCGCGTTCCCGATTTTCATTGATACCGCGCAGATTACCGACGACGCCACCTGGCAGAAGGTCCCGGCGGTTGCTGCCGGCCACGCCTTCGTGGTGGACGGCGACCTCTCCAATGCGTTCTCTCTGGGCACCCCGGCCGCGCAGCTGTGGGCTCTGGATAAGCTGACGCCGCTTATTGAGAAGGCTGTGAAGTAG
- a CDS encoding FecCD family ABC transporter permease, translated as MNSTAHLRFSVRRRACPAPATSADHRNPGPAPAAAGHPGGGTPPRSSRAAHAATGRTIARRRAAALLAGVIAVLVLAILSICIGARPISPGTLFTILSGADRDSMDAQAVLTLRPPRTVAAIAIGAALGVAGALIQAISRNPLAEPGILGVSAGAGFAVTLAIALAGISRPGIYMWWAVAGALAATAVVLLIGSQRTGRADPVRLILAGVALSAVLNGIVGVLRLADPRTFNEILVWTAGTLENRPWEVILPVLPLLALGLIVAAALTPALNIIALGDDTARALGANVTAIRLAGIAAMTLLTGGAVAIAGPIAFIGLMAPHAIRSFAGADQRWVVGLSAIWAPALLLASDILARIILPSGELPVSVVSAFLGAPVLIYLVRRRKAFAL; from the coding sequence ATGAACAGCACCGCCCACCTGCGTTTTTCGGTACGACGCCGCGCCTGTCCCGCTCCCGCGACATCCGCGGATCACCGGAACCCGGGCCCTGCACCTGCCGCGGCCGGCCACCCCGGAGGTGGCACGCCTCCCCGCAGTTCCCGAGCCGCCCACGCCGCCACCGGCCGCACCATCGCGCGCCGGCGCGCCGCGGCTCTCCTCGCCGGAGTGATCGCTGTTCTCGTGCTAGCCATCCTCTCCATCTGCATCGGCGCCCGCCCCATCTCCCCGGGAACACTGTTTACTATCCTCTCCGGCGCAGACCGCGATTCCATGGACGCGCAAGCAGTGCTTACTTTGCGCCCGCCGCGCACCGTCGCCGCCATCGCCATCGGCGCCGCCCTCGGGGTGGCCGGCGCTCTTATCCAGGCAATATCCCGCAACCCGCTGGCCGAACCGGGAATCCTCGGGGTTTCGGCCGGTGCCGGTTTCGCGGTCACCCTCGCCATCGCACTCGCGGGTATTAGCCGGCCGGGCATCTACATGTGGTGGGCGGTGGCGGGTGCGCTCGCGGCCACCGCGGTGGTGCTCCTGATCGGATCGCAGCGTACCGGTCGCGCGGATCCGGTCCGCCTCATTCTGGCCGGGGTGGCGCTTTCTGCTGTACTCAACGGCATCGTGGGTGTCCTGCGCCTGGCCGACCCGCGCACCTTCAACGAAATCCTCGTGTGGACGGCCGGCACGCTGGAAAACCGCCCCTGGGAGGTGATCCTGCCGGTCCTCCCGCTCCTCGCTCTCGGGCTCATCGTGGCCGCCGCGCTCACCCCGGCTCTCAATATCATCGCCCTCGGCGACGATACCGCCCGCGCCCTCGGCGCTAATGTCACCGCCATTCGTCTGGCCGGCATAGCGGCGATGACGCTCCTCACCGGAGGTGCAGTTGCCATCGCCGGTCCCATCGCCTTCATCGGCCTCATGGCGCCGCATGCCATCCGTTCTTTTGCCGGCGCGGATCAACGGTGGGTCGTGGGACTGTCCGCGATCTGGGCGCCGGCCCTGCTTCTCGCCTCGGATATTCTCGCGCGCATTATCCTGCCCAGCGGCGAACTGCCCGTCTCCGTGGTGAGCGCTTTCCTGGGCGCCCCGGTCCTCATCTACCTCGTCCGCCGGCGAAAGGCTTTCGCGCTATGA
- a CDS encoding FecCD family ABC transporter permease: MSTPPQPASVAPVSARPQRSRLTAARRRRRSRLVAAVVSLALVVGCLGALLLGDLPLTPAEVAACFSPDSITAVAAGEGDFAAQVVLTWRLPRILAAVAFGAALGLSGALFQILTRNTLGSPDIIGFNAGAYTGVILTRTFLVGGALAVSMGALAGGVVVGIIIYALAYCNGVSGFRLIIVGIGMTAMLSAANTWLLLRASDEVALSLAVWGAGSLGQASWANVGPALGILACLVPLVACCVPPLWQLELGDDAAAAHGLPVEKARRGILAVGIALTCVVTAAAGPIAFVALAAPQVGRVVAGRRGISLVHSGLAGASILFLADLFAQFALARPVPVGAITTVVGGMYVLVVVLSQRKGR, encoded by the coding sequence ATGAGTACGCCGCCGCAACCCGCTTCCGTAGCTCCAGTATCTGCGCGCCCCCAACGTTCTCGCCTTACCGCAGCACGACGACGCCGCCGTTCCCGCCTGGTTGCGGCCGTGGTGAGCCTCGCCCTGGTGGTCGGTTGCCTCGGGGCTCTGCTCCTCGGCGATTTACCCCTCACTCCGGCTGAGGTGGCTGCCTGTTTCTCCCCGGATTCGATCACGGCGGTTGCCGCAGGCGAGGGGGATTTCGCTGCCCAGGTTGTTCTCACCTGGCGCCTGCCACGCATCCTCGCCGCGGTCGCCTTCGGGGCGGCGCTCGGGCTCTCGGGCGCGCTCTTCCAAATTCTCACCCGTAACACGCTCGGCTCGCCGGATATTATCGGTTTCAACGCTGGCGCCTATACCGGCGTTATTCTCACCCGGACATTCCTCGTGGGTGGAGCCCTTGCGGTGAGTATGGGCGCGCTGGCAGGTGGCGTCGTCGTCGGAATAATTATTTATGCGCTGGCCTACTGCAACGGCGTGTCCGGATTTCGCCTCATCATCGTGGGGATCGGCATGACGGCGATGCTCAGCGCGGCGAATACCTGGCTGCTGTTGCGGGCTTCGGACGAGGTGGCGCTCAGCCTCGCGGTGTGGGGCGCCGGGTCGCTCGGGCAGGCGTCGTGGGCGAACGTGGGGCCGGCGCTGGGAATTCTTGCGTGCCTGGTGCCGCTGGTGGCGTGTTGCGTGCCGCCCTTGTGGCAACTGGAATTGGGCGACGACGCCGCAGCCGCCCACGGCCTGCCGGTCGAGAAGGCTCGCCGGGGGATCCTCGCGGTCGGTATCGCTTTGACGTGTGTGGTGACGGCGGCGGCCGGGCCCATTGCTTTTGTGGCCTTAGCTGCTCCGCAGGTGGGGCGGGTGGTGGCCGGGCGGCGCGGAATTTCGCTCGTGCATAGCGGCCTGGCGGGTGCCTCGATTTTGTTCCTGGCTGATCTGTTCGCCCAATTTGCGCTGGCTCGGCCGGTTCCGGTGGGGGCGATTACCACGGTGGTCGGCGGGATGTATGTGCTGGTTGTGGTGCTATCGCAACGGAAGGGGCGATAA
- a CDS encoding ABC transporter ATP-binding protein, producing MRENEGVDMGAASGASGSEAASAADSAAADVSTGAARLRGEDLCLGYGDVAVARDLNVAIPDGSFTVIVGANGCGKSTLLRGLARLLAPASGWVLLDGRDIAAMGSRDFARELALLPQSPHIPEGITVAELVGRGRYPHQGVFSRPSERDEEAVTQALAATGTADFADALLGELSGGERQRVWVAMVLAQDTPIIFLDEPTTYLDIAYQIELLDLCARLNREGRTLVAVLHDLNQAARYASHVIAMKDGRIVFSGSAEEVFTPENIAEIYGLTAVVIPDPVTGTPMVVPVSAGS from the coding sequence ATGCGCGAGAACGAGGGCGTGGATATGGGTGCGGCTTCCGGGGCCTCAGGCAGCGAGGCTGCCAGCGCTGCGGATAGTGCGGCTGCCGACGTTTCTACCGGTGCCGCGCGGCTGCGCGGGGAGGATCTCTGCCTCGGCTACGGCGATGTGGCGGTGGCGCGGGATCTGAATGTGGCGATTCCGGATGGTTCGTTCACGGTGATTGTGGGGGCGAACGGGTGCGGGAAGTCCACGTTGTTGCGGGGTTTGGCGCGGTTGCTTGCACCGGCGAGCGGCTGGGTGCTGCTGGATGGGCGGGATATTGCGGCGATGGGCTCGCGGGATTTCGCGCGGGAGCTGGCGTTGCTACCGCAGTCGCCGCATATTCCTGAGGGGATTACGGTTGCCGAGCTGGTGGGCCGGGGGCGTTACCCGCACCAGGGCGTGTTTTCGCGGCCTTCGGAGCGTGATGAGGAGGCTGTTACTCAGGCTTTGGCGGCTACGGGGACCGCGGATTTTGCTGACGCACTGCTGGGGGAGCTCTCGGGTGGGGAGCGCCAGCGGGTGTGGGTGGCGATGGTGCTGGCCCAAGATACTCCGATTATTTTTTTGGATGAGCCGACGACGTATTTGGATATTGCGTACCAGATTGAACTGCTGGATTTGTGTGCCCGCCTGAATCGGGAGGGGCGGACTTTGGTTGCGGTTCTGCATGATCTGAATCAGGCGGCGCGTTACGCCTCCCATGTCATCGCCATGAAGGACGGGCGTATTGTTTTTTCGGGTTCGGCTGAGGAGGTGTTTACTCCGGAGAATATCGCGGAGATCTACGGGCTGACCGCGGTGGTTATCCCGGATCCGGTGACGGGTACCCCGATGGTTGTGCCGGTTTCGGCGGGTAGTTAG
- a CDS encoding YggS family pyridoxal phosphate-dependent enzyme codes for MTYTEHDKLAHLAELSSITPTAEEIPGRINLVRDALRGAEEAAGIPLGTARLQIVVKHQPITAIRAALAAGSRLMGQNFIQQLQEVEAQLAVPATAADSTERLIHDASTWEGSGTAPASAGNPPHWTHVIGHVQSNKAGRALELADCIETVDSLKLAQRLNRLQGRLLEEGHAHGPFSIYVQVNSSGAASQYGIDPEQVEELVGQIAQLPHLQVDGLMTIGANTSDVREISRSFALVRELRDQLQREHPSVRELSMGMTHDMGIAVAEGSTQVRVGSAIFGPRPAA; via the coding sequence ATGACATACACGGAGCACGACAAGCTTGCTCACCTCGCTGAATTATCCAGCATCACCCCAACCGCGGAGGAAATCCCCGGGCGCATCAACCTCGTGCGTGATGCCCTACGCGGAGCGGAAGAAGCTGCCGGAATTCCGCTCGGCACCGCCCGACTCCAAATCGTGGTGAAACACCAACCCATCACTGCCATTCGCGCCGCACTCGCCGCCGGCTCCCGCCTCATGGGCCAAAACTTCATCCAACAACTCCAAGAAGTCGAAGCCCAGCTCGCGGTGCCCGCAACGGCAGCAGACTCAACTGAACGCCTCATTCATGACGCCAGCACCTGGGAAGGAAGCGGCACCGCCCCGGCCAGCGCCGGCAACCCACCCCACTGGACCCACGTCATCGGCCACGTACAATCCAATAAGGCCGGGCGGGCCCTCGAACTGGCTGATTGCATCGAAACCGTGGACAGCCTCAAATTAGCCCAGCGTCTCAACCGGCTCCAAGGCCGCCTGCTTGAGGAAGGCCACGCCCACGGGCCCTTCTCCATTTACGTGCAAGTCAATTCCTCCGGAGCAGCCAGCCAATACGGCATCGACCCCGAGCAAGTAGAAGAACTCGTCGGCCAGATCGCGCAGCTCCCCCACCTGCAGGTAGACGGCCTCATGACCATCGGCGCGAATACCAGCGACGTACGGGAAATCTCCCGCTCCTTCGCGCTGGTGCGCGAACTGCGCGACCAACTCCAGCGCGAACACCCCAGCGTACGCGAACTCTCCATGGGCATGACCCACGATATGGGTATCGCCGTAGCGGAAGGCTCCACCCAGGTGCGAGTCGGCAGCGCCATTTTCGGGCCCCGGCCCGCGGCCTGA